A section of the Thermoplasmata archaeon genome encodes:
- the larB gene encoding nickel pincer cofactor biosynthesis protein LarB — MDRTRVEAILRDLKSGKSSVGEAMAALRDLPYEDLGYATIDTHRDLRRGFPEVVLCLGKTPEQVVEIVRRMAASHNLVVATRASKSIYARLKKSLKTRRVTYHETARIVAVGTPPATRRGSVLVVTAGTSDVPVAEEAAVTAGLMGSRVTRLYDVGVAGVHRVLDRRDALRKADVIVVVAGMEGALPSVVAGLVEAPVIAVPTSVGYGASFDGMAALLGMMNSCAPGVAVVNIDNGFGAGYLAGIMSRAR; from the coding sequence TTGGACCGGACTCGGGTGGAGGCGATCCTCCGCGATCTCAAGTCCGGGAAATCGTCCGTCGGCGAGGCGATGGCCGCTCTCCGCGACTTGCCGTATGAGGACCTCGGGTATGCAACGATCGATACCCATCGGGATCTCCGGCGCGGCTTCCCGGAGGTCGTCTTGTGCCTCGGGAAGACGCCGGAACAGGTCGTCGAGATCGTCCGGCGGATGGCGGCGTCCCACAACCTGGTCGTCGCGACGCGAGCCTCGAAGTCCATCTACGCACGGCTGAAGAAGTCCCTCAAGACGAGGCGAGTCACATATCATGAAACGGCTCGGATCGTTGCCGTGGGGACGCCTCCCGCGACGCGCCGGGGCTCCGTGCTCGTCGTCACCGCGGGGACGTCCGACGTCCCGGTCGCGGAGGAAGCCGCGGTCACGGCGGGCCTCATGGGGTCCCGCGTCACGCGACTGTACGACGTCGGCGTCGCGGGCGTCCACCGCGTCCTGGACCGCCGGGACGCATTGCGGAAGGCGGACGTGATCGTCGTCGTCGCAGGGATGGAAGGCGCGCTGCCGAGTGTCGTGGCGGGGCTCGTGGAAGCGCCCGTGATCGCGGTCCCGACGTCGGTCGGGTACGGCGCGAGCTTCGATGGGATGGCCGCACTCCTGGGGATGATGAATTCCTGTGCCCCGGGCGTGGCGGTCGTGAATATCGACAACGGCTTCGGCGCCGGCTACCTCGCCGGCATCATGAGCCGCGCGCGCTAG
- the hxlA gene encoding 3-hexulose-6-phosphate synthase — MEPVLQVALDHMHLKRALLAATEAVEGGADWLEAGTPLVKSEGMEVVRQLKKSFPGKTIVADLKTMDTGAFEVEIAVKAGADVVTVMGVTDDATILESVKAARRYGAKIMVDLMRVVDKPARAKELEALGVDYLNMHVSIDEQMIAHSPLQELKAVAKATSLPVAVAGGLNSETVAQAIEAGASIVIVGGAIIKAEKVADATRTIKKAMKDRKATPTGLFKKYTDADVDEAFRKVSTPNLADAMQKRGVMTGLVPRIRHGTKLVGRALTVKTADGDWAKPVEAIDRAKPGEVIVIDVGGGPTAVWGELASNSCIVKGVAGVVIDGAVRDLDTILELDFPCFSRHVAPHAGEPKGLGEIGSEVEVGGQKVHTGDWIVGDESGLIVVPREQAVEMANRALDVLERENRIREEIKRGGTLSSVLELEKWEQIR; from the coding sequence ATGGAGCCCGTCTTGCAGGTCGCCCTCGACCACATGCACCTGAAGCGGGCGTTGCTCGCCGCTACGGAGGCGGTCGAAGGCGGGGCGGACTGGCTGGAAGCCGGCACCCCGCTCGTCAAGTCGGAAGGGATGGAGGTCGTCCGACAGCTCAAGAAATCGTTCCCCGGCAAGACGATCGTCGCGGACCTGAAGACGATGGACACGGGTGCCTTCGAGGTCGAGATCGCCGTGAAGGCGGGCGCGGATGTCGTGACCGTGATGGGTGTAACGGACGACGCGACGATCCTCGAGTCGGTGAAGGCCGCCCGGCGGTACGGCGCGAAGATCATGGTCGACTTGATGCGGGTCGTCGACAAACCCGCGCGGGCGAAGGAGCTCGAGGCGCTCGGCGTCGACTACCTAAACATGCACGTCTCGATCGACGAGCAGATGATTGCCCACTCGCCGCTCCAGGAGCTGAAGGCCGTCGCGAAGGCGACGTCGCTGCCCGTCGCCGTGGCGGGCGGGCTGAACTCCGAGACGGTCGCGCAAGCCATCGAAGCGGGCGCCTCGATCGTGATCGTCGGCGGGGCGATCATCAAGGCGGAGAAGGTCGCCGACGCGACCCGGACGATCAAGAAGGCGATGAAGGACCGCAAGGCGACCCCCACGGGCCTGTTCAAGAAGTACACGGACGCCGACGTCGACGAGGCGTTCCGGAAGGTCTCGACGCCGAACCTCGCTGACGCGATGCAGAAGCGCGGCGTGATGACGGGCCTGGTCCCTCGGATCCGTCACGGCACGAAGCTCGTCGGACGGGCCCTGACCGTGAAGACGGCGGACGGCGACTGGGCGAAGCCCGTGGAGGCGATCGACCGGGCGAAGCCCGGCGAAGTGATCGTGATCGACGTCGGCGGCGGCCCGACGGCGGTCTGGGGGGAGCTCGCGTCCAACTCGTGTATCGTGAAGGGCGTTGCAGGCGTCGTGATCGACGGCGCGGTGCGGGACCTCGATACGATCCTCGAGCTGGACTTCCCCTGCTTCAGCCGCCACGTCGCGCCCCACGCGGGGGAGCCGAAGGGCCTCGGCGAGATCGGGAGCGAGGTCGAGGTGGGCGGCCAGAAGGTCCACACGGGCGACTGGATCGTCGGCGACGAGTCCGGCCTCATCGTCGTGCCGCGGGAGCAGGCGGTCGAGATGGCGAACCGCGCCCTCGACGTGCTTGAGCGGGAGAACCGGATCCGCGAGGAGATCAAGCGGGGCGGCACCCTGAGCTCCGTCCTCGAGCTCGAGAAATGGGAACAGATCCGGTGA